Proteins found in one Caldilineales bacterium genomic segment:
- a CDS encoding Maf family protein, with protein sequence MPLILASASPRRRQLLACLTPDFVIAAADIDESALPAEAPADHARRLAETKARVVAGRHPGEIVLAADTIVVLAGQILGKPAGAADARRMLSALRLAPHQVISAVAVAQPGRLNSALHTSQVTMRDYTDAEIDAYIASGDPFDKAGAYAIQHAGFSPVASFDGCAASIMGLPLPVTATLLQAAGVGVTPGWPVACQTICGRCCRQA encoded by the coding sequence ATGCCTCTTATCCTTGCCTCTGCTTCACCCAGGCGGCGGCAGTTGCTGGCTTGTCTGACCCCGGACTTCGTCATCGCCGCCGCTGACATCGATGAAAGCGCCCTGCCCGCCGAAGCGCCCGCCGATCACGCCCGCCGCCTTGCCGAGACCAAAGCCCGGGTCGTGGCCGGGCGGCATCCCGGTGAGATCGTATTGGCTGCCGATACCATCGTCGTCCTCGCTGGGCAGATCCTGGGCAAACCGGCCGGCGCCGCCGACGCCCGGCGCATGTTGTCGGCCTTGCGCCTGGCCCCGCACCAGGTGATCAGCGCCGTGGCCGTGGCCCAGCCCGGCCGCCTGAACTCGGCCCTGCACACCAGCCAGGTGACGATGCGCGATTACACGGACGCCGAGATCGACGCCTACATCGCCAGCGGCGACCCCTTCGACAAAGCCGGGGCCTACGCCATCCAGCACGCCGGCTTCAGCCCGGTGGCCAGCTTCGATGGCTGCGCCGCCTCGATCATGGGCCTGCCGCTGCCAGTCACGGCCACGCTGCTGCAAGCGGCCGGCGTTGGTGTGACGCCAGGCTGGCCCGTGGCCTGCCAGACCATCTGCGGGCGCTGCTGCCGGCAAGCATAG